In the Mytilus trossulus isolate FHL-02 chromosome 1, PNRI_Mtr1.1.1.hap1, whole genome shotgun sequence genome, one interval contains:
- the LOC134692823 gene encoding ras-related protein Rab-3 isoform X3, with the protein MSMASASDSKWQKDAADQNFDYMFKLLIIGNSSVGKTSFLFRYADDSFTSAFVSTVGIDFKVKTVFRQDKRVKLQIWDTAGQERYRTITTAYYRGAMGFILMYDVTNEESFNAVQDWCTQIKTYSWDNAQVVLVGNKCDLEDERVVSMERGKQLADQLGLEFFETSAKENINVKAVFERLVDIICDKMSESLDSDPSLVNSQAKGTRLTENPNPQNSGCQC; encoded by the exons ATGTCT aTGGCTTCAGCAAGTGACTCCAAATGGCAGAAAGATGCAGCCGACCAGAATTTTGATTATATGTTCAAACTGTTAATTATAGGCAATAGCAGTGTAGGAAAGACCTCTTTTCTCTTCCGTTATGCTGATGACTCTTTTACCTCAGCATTTGTTAGCACAGTAGGAAtagattttaaagttaaaacagtATTTAGACAAGATAAAAGAGTGAAATTACAAATATGG GATACAGCTGGTCAAGAACGTTATAGAACTATAACAACTGCATATTATCGTGGTGCTATGGGCTTTATACTTATGTATGATGTTACAAATGAAGAATCTTTTAATGCTGTACAAGATTG GTGCACACAAATCAAGACATATTCTTGGGATAATGCCCAAGTCGTATTAGTTGGAAACAAATGTGATCTGGAAGATGAACGTGTAGTATCAATGGAACGAGGAAAACAATTGGCTGATCAACTAG gattagaattttttgaaacatCTGCAAAAGAAAACATCAATGTGAAAGCCGTGTTTGAGAGATTGGTGGACATCATCTGTGACAAGATGTCTGAAAGTCTTGACTCAGACCCATCCCTCGTTAACAGCCAGGCTAAAGGAACACGTCTCACAGAAAACCCTAACCCACAAAACAGTGGTTGTCAATGCTGA
- the LOC134692823 gene encoding ras-related protein Rab-3 isoform X4 has product MASASDSKWQKDAADQNFDYMFKLLIIGNSSVGKTSFLFRYADDSFTSAFVSTVGIDFKVKTVFRQDKRVKLQIWDTAGQERYRTITTAYYRGAMGFILMYDVTNEESFNAVQDWCTQIKTYSWDNAQVVLVGNKCDLEDERVVSMERGKQLADQLGLEFFETSAKENINVKAVFERLVDIICDKMSESLDSDPSLVNSQAKGTRLTENPNPQNSGCQC; this is encoded by the exons aTGGCTTCAGCAAGTGACTCCAAATGGCAGAAAGATGCAGCCGACCAGAATTTTGATTATATGTTCAAACTGTTAATTATAGGCAATAGCAGTGTAGGAAAGACCTCTTTTCTCTTCCGTTATGCTGATGACTCTTTTACCTCAGCATTTGTTAGCACAGTAGGAAtagattttaaagttaaaacagtATTTAGACAAGATAAAAGAGTGAAATTACAAATATGG GATACAGCTGGTCAAGAACGTTATAGAACTATAACAACTGCATATTATCGTGGTGCTATGGGCTTTATACTTATGTATGATGTTACAAATGAAGAATCTTTTAATGCTGTACAAGATTG GTGCACACAAATCAAGACATATTCTTGGGATAATGCCCAAGTCGTATTAGTTGGAAACAAATGTGATCTGGAAGATGAACGTGTAGTATCAATGGAACGAGGAAAACAATTGGCTGATCAACTAG gattagaattttttgaaacatCTGCAAAAGAAAACATCAATGTGAAAGCCGTGTTTGAGAGATTGGTGGACATCATCTGTGACAAGATGTCTGAAAGTCTTGACTCAGACCCATCCCTCGTTAACAGCCAGGCTAAAGGAACACGTCTCACAGAAAACCCTAACCCACAAAACAGTGGTTGTCAATGCTGA
- the LOC134692823 gene encoding ras-related protein Rab-3 isoform X1, which produces MREEGLLQMASASDSKWQKDAADQNFDYMFKLLIIGNSSVGKTSFLFRYADDSFTSAFVSTVGIDFKVKTVFRQDKRVKLQIWDTAGQERYRTITTAYYRGAMGFILMYDVTNEESFNAVQDWCTQIKTYSWDNAQVVLVGNKCDLEDERVVSMERGKQLADQLGLEFFETSAKENINVKAVFERLVDIICDKMSESLDSDPSLVNSQAKGTRLTENPNPQNSGCQC; this is translated from the exons aTGGCTTCAGCAAGTGACTCCAAATGGCAGAAAGATGCAGCCGACCAGAATTTTGATTATATGTTCAAACTGTTAATTATAGGCAATAGCAGTGTAGGAAAGACCTCTTTTCTCTTCCGTTATGCTGATGACTCTTTTACCTCAGCATTTGTTAGCACAGTAGGAAtagattttaaagttaaaacagtATTTAGACAAGATAAAAGAGTGAAATTACAAATATGG GATACAGCTGGTCAAGAACGTTATAGAACTATAACAACTGCATATTATCGTGGTGCTATGGGCTTTATACTTATGTATGATGTTACAAATGAAGAATCTTTTAATGCTGTACAAGATTG GTGCACACAAATCAAGACATATTCTTGGGATAATGCCCAAGTCGTATTAGTTGGAAACAAATGTGATCTGGAAGATGAACGTGTAGTATCAATGGAACGAGGAAAACAATTGGCTGATCAACTAG gattagaattttttgaaacatCTGCAAAAGAAAACATCAATGTGAAAGCCGTGTTTGAGAGATTGGTGGACATCATCTGTGACAAGATGTCTGAAAGTCTTGACTCAGACCCATCCCTCGTTAACAGCCAGGCTAAAGGAACACGTCTCACAGAAAACCCTAACCCACAAAACAGTGGTTGTCAATGCTGA
- the LOC134692823 gene encoding ras-related protein Rab-3 isoform X2 yields MREEGLLQMASASDSKWQKDAADQNFDYMFKLLIIGNSSVGKTSFLFRYADDSFTSAFVSTVGIDFKVKTVFRQDKRVKLQIWDTAGQERYRTITTAYYRGAMGFILMYDVTNEESFNAVQDWCTQIKTHAWSNSSVTLVGNKCDLEEARVVSTKDGEELAQNLGLEFFETSAKENINVKAVFERLVDIICDKMSESLDSDPSLVNSQAKGTRLTENPNPQNSGCQC; encoded by the exons aTGGCTTCAGCAAGTGACTCCAAATGGCAGAAAGATGCAGCCGACCAGAATTTTGATTATATGTTCAAACTGTTAATTATAGGCAATAGCAGTGTAGGAAAGACCTCTTTTCTCTTCCGTTATGCTGATGACTCTTTTACCTCAGCATTTGTTAGCACAGTAGGAAtagattttaaagttaaaacagtATTTAGACAAGATAAAAGAGTGAAATTACAAATATGG GATACAGCTGGTCAAGAACGTTATAGAACTATAACAACTGCATATTATCGTGGTGCTATGGGCTTTATACTTATGTATGATGTTACAAATGAAGAATCTTTTAATGCTGTACAAGATTG GTGTACTCAGATAAAGACACATGCATGGAGTAATTCCTCTGTGACACTAGTGGGTAACAAATGTGATTTAGAAGAAGCCCGTGTCGTTTCTACTAAAGACGGGGAAGAATTAGCACAGAATTTAG gattagaattttttgaaacatCTGCAAAAGAAAACATCAATGTGAAAGCCGTGTTTGAGAGATTGGTGGACATCATCTGTGACAAGATGTCTGAAAGTCTTGACTCAGACCCATCCCTCGTTAACAGCCAGGCTAAAGGAACACGTCTCACAGAAAACCCTAACCCACAAAACAGTGGTTGTCAATGCTGA